One Palaemon carinicauda isolate YSFRI2023 chromosome 5, ASM3689809v2, whole genome shotgun sequence DNA window includes the following coding sequences:
- the LOC137640808 gene encoding uncharacterized protein, translating into MVERLHRTLKAALMSSIKDSNWFTQLPWVFMGLMSTPKDALDILVAEMVNGDPLVIHAEFFPSATSSDDLQRIHHVGGKFTPYQQSYKPKKKHQIPTHLHSATHVILCNNTSKPLLLFPYTGTFLVSRRNPKAFLLNIRGKEDWVPIDRLKPACLQPDDRLTVCLSRPGHPI; encoded by the coding sequence atggttgaacgtcttcatcgtaccctcaaagcagctttgatgtccagcatcaaggactctaactggtttactcagcttccctgggtattCATGGGACTAATgtccactcctaaagatgcccttgacatcttggtagctgaaatggtgaatggcgaccctttggtcatccatgccgaattttttccttctgcaacttcctccgatgatctccagcgtaTACATCACGtcgggggaaaatttactccataccaacAGTCTTACAAGCCCAAAAAAAAGCATCAAATACCaacacacttgcactctgcaacgcacgtcatcCTATGCAACaatactagcaagccactgctattGTTCCCTTACACGGGCACTTTCCTTGTGAGCCGACGCaacccgaaagcattcctactaaacattcgtggcaaagaagactgggtccccattgatcgtctaaaacctgcttgtcTCCAACCAGATGACCGgcttacagtttgcctctctagaccagggcaccctatttaa